One segment of Clostridium ljungdahlii DSM 13528 DNA contains the following:
- a CDS encoding universal stress protein, with product MAKTKILIPLDGTDRSMHSLDLLKKMFKKDEVEVTLMNISEIVIVNDMVITDKVDRARETGELVLDRAEKELQGYTVNKFFDFGYAGDEILKKASQDNFDIIIMTKSTKKGLARMVGSVTSKVVKNSPKIVIIVPE from the coding sequence ATGGCAAAAACTAAAATATTAATACCTTTAGATGGAACTGACAGGAGTATGCATTCTCTTGACTTATTAAAAAAAATGTTTAAGAAAGATGAAGTAGAAGTTACACTCATGAATATTTCAGAAATAGTTATAGTAAATGATATGGTGATTACAGATAAAGTTGATAGAGCACGTGAAACAGGGGAACTTGTTTTAGATAGGGCAGAAAAAGAACTCCAGGGATATACTGTAAACAAGTTTTTTGATTTTGGATATGCTGGAGATGAAATATTAAAAAAAGCTTCCCAGGATAATTTCGACATTATAATAATGACTAAGTCCACTAAAAAGGGTTTAGCTAGAATGGTCGGTTCTGTTACTAGTAAAGTTGTTAAAAATTCACCAAAGATAGTCATAATAGTTCCAGAATAG